One part of the Niveispirillum cyanobacteriorum genome encodes these proteins:
- a CDS encoding hydantoinase/oxoprolinase family protein, which translates to MSYIGTDIGGTFTDLVLLSDDGDIRIFKALTTPEDRTKGVLNAMNLAAEALGIAPAELVARLQYFSHGTTAATNAFIERKGARTGLLTTRGFEDTLRIQRAMGGWVGMAAHEISHFSVRRLPDPIVPRALTEGIVERVDYKGEIIVPLDEDAARASIRKLVADGVESIAISLLWSFRNMAHERRLAELVAEEAPGVFVTTSSSLVPIIGEYERASTTAINAYLGPVIHRYINGLERAIRGHGFEGPISIMESGGGVLPASEAAFQAANLLTSGPAGGVLASQKLGELLGFPNVLTADMGGTSFDVGLIVNGQPLLETVREEGRFHVALPSIKVTAIGAGGGSIARVCDGHMTVGPESAGSTPGPACYGRGGVEPTITDADVVLGIIDPKYFLGGKMRLDVEAAHKAVREHVAEPLGMGVAEAASGIREVANNQMADLLRRVTLRAGYDPRDFVLMAYGGAGATHAHQFAEAAGIATIIVPNTGPAHSAYGTVTGDRHRSFSLAIGQHAPARFRRASDHVDIAKINDSLNGLAARCVEALGDGVTIKRFIGMRFRQQVHEISVAVPDGALDAAGIDALVDRFEEQYERVYGKNTALRISGVEFSVVRVEGTSPVIKPVPRKVDGSNRTNKPIDAREVYFYGKGFLTAAIYRSEDIGPGQPVAGPCIIERPDTTIVVGPAQTAEMEPYGNIIIRTSQTV; encoded by the coding sequence TTGTCCTACATCGGTACGGATATCGGCGGCACTTTCACGGACCTGGTCCTGTTGTCGGACGATGGCGACATCCGCATCTTCAAGGCGTTGACGACGCCGGAGGATCGGACCAAAGGCGTGTTGAACGCCATGAATCTGGCAGCGGAGGCGCTGGGGATCGCGCCGGCGGAACTGGTCGCCCGGCTGCAATATTTCTCCCACGGCACCACGGCTGCCACCAATGCCTTCATCGAGCGCAAGGGCGCACGGACCGGTTTACTGACCACCCGCGGGTTCGAGGATACGCTGCGCATCCAGCGTGCGATGGGTGGCTGGGTCGGCATGGCGGCGCATGAAATCTCGCATTTCTCCGTCCGCCGTTTACCCGATCCCATAGTCCCCCGCGCCCTGACCGAAGGGATCGTGGAGCGCGTGGATTACAAGGGCGAGATCATCGTCCCGCTGGATGAAGATGCGGCCCGCGCCAGCATCCGCAAACTGGTGGCTGATGGCGTGGAATCCATCGCCATCAGCCTGCTCTGGTCCTTCCGCAACATGGCGCACGAACGCCGCTTGGCGGAACTGGTGGCGGAGGAAGCGCCCGGCGTCTTCGTCACCACCTCATCCTCGCTGGTGCCTATCATCGGTGAGTATGAACGGGCATCGACGACTGCTATCAACGCCTATCTGGGTCCCGTCATTCATCGCTATATCAATGGCTTGGAGCGTGCGATCCGCGGACACGGGTTCGAGGGGCCCATCTCAATCATGGAATCCGGCGGCGGCGTCCTGCCGGCATCGGAGGCGGCCTTCCAGGCGGCGAACCTGCTGACCTCGGGTCCCGCCGGCGGCGTGCTGGCGTCGCAGAAGCTGGGAGAACTGCTGGGCTTCCCCAATGTGCTGACGGCGGACATGGGCGGTACCAGCTTCGACGTGGGCCTGATCGTCAACGGCCAGCCGCTGCTGGAGACGGTGCGTGAGGAAGGGCGGTTCCATGTCGCCCTGCCATCGATCAAGGTCACGGCCATCGGTGCCGGTGGCGGGTCCATCGCCCGTGTCTGCGACGGTCACATGACGGTCGGTCCGGAGAGTGCGGGCTCCACCCCAGGTCCCGCCTGCTACGGTCGTGGCGGCGTTGAGCCGACCATCACCGACGCCGACGTGGTGCTGGGCATCATCGATCCCAAGTACTTCCTGGGCGGCAAGATGCGGCTGGATGTCGAGGCGGCGCACAAGGCGGTGCGCGAGCATGTGGCCGAACCGCTGGGCATGGGTGTGGCCGAAGCCGCCTCCGGTATTCGCGAGGTGGCCAACAACCAGATGGCCGATCTGCTGCGCCGCGTCACCCTGCGCGCCGGTTATGATCCGCGCGATTTCGTGCTGATGGCCTATGGCGGGGCGGGTGCCACCCATGCCCACCAGTTCGCCGAAGCCGCCGGCATCGCCACCATCATCGTCCCCAATACCGGCCCGGCCCATTCCGCCTATGGCACCGTCACCGGCGACCGCCATCGGTCCTTCTCGCTCGCCATCGGCCAGCATGCCCCGGCCCGGTTTCGCCGTGCGTCCGACCATGTCGATATCGCCAAGATCAATGACAGCCTGAACGGTCTGGCCGCCCGCTGTGTCGAGGCGCTGGGCGATGGTGTGACGATCAAGCGCTTCATCGGCATGCGCTTCCGCCAACAGGTACACGAGATCAGCGTGGCCGTGCCCGATGGTGCCCTGGATGCCGCCGGCATCGACGCCCTGGTCGACCGGTTCGAGGAACAGTATGAGCGGGTCTATGGCAAGAACACGGCCCTGCGCATTTCCGGCGTGGAATTCTCGGTGGTCCGGGTCGAAGGCACGTCGCCGGTGATCAAGCCGGTGCCGCGTAAGGTCGATGGCAGCAACCGCACCAACAAGCCCATCGATGCCCGGGAGGTATATTTCTACGGCAAGGGATTCCTGACCGCCGCCATCTACCGCAGCGAGGATATCGGCCCCGGCCAGCCTGTTGCCGGCCCCTGCATCATTGAGCGCCCGGACACCACCATCGTCGTCGGCCCCGCCCAGACAGCGGAGATGGAGCCCTACGGCAACATCATTATCCGCACGTCGCAGACCGTCTGA
- a CDS encoding hydantoinase B/oxoprolinase family protein has product MDVVFNYETQDVDPITFEVIRHRLLSITDEQAATLAAVSGSTLVNEATDFNTGLYRAFGEVVTMGRTVTFHAASLSLMVKHVIEDCAENPGINPGDMFIVNHPHKGALHCPDIGILAPIFVGDKRIGWTGACAHQLDVGGMVPGSFASMAKDIRQEGILIPPVKLVDRGELRADVLNFITGMSRLPINVSLDLKGLMAACNTGVKGVLDTVAKYGVDTVLTVMDGMMDLSEAKMRKRLHELPDGVFRAQAFLDHDGFENKIYKIHVELRKQGDRITFDYTGSDDQAPGFVNATRTGLLAGIYAGILPLIAFDLPWNDGLLRPLEVLSREGSVVSCKFPAPCSQGPLGAMWLVEVTTTEAMSKLLASHPDYVREAQAAPASGPDLFHIHGKNQYGEPATAPILEVMLSGGGAYAHRDGITVSGQRNITAGRAPNVEATELKLPVLYMYRRIITDSSGPGRNAGGQAAGAAFVLHDVHEVESLVACHGYQSPTSRGLFGGYPSGCNHRRLLRNSNIRDLMQGGVFPDSMNGLVGEETTFTAKPPEFEFAHDDVYECNPTAGGGWGDPIGREPELVARDVMGGAFSVASAERIFGVVVTASGTVDEAATAARRDAIRQDRLSWPVTRRLQHAPHVHGNAEAVAIVGDVARILKLTDGRSYFVCNCGHVIAPADENWKDYAAHAPATAEDLGPRVRIHADLEVVRHACPGCGTLLDVEVKRRGEDSLFDIEIAA; this is encoded by the coding sequence ATGGACGTTGTTTTCAATTACGAAACCCAGGATGTCGACCCGATCACCTTCGAGGTGATCCGCCACCGGCTCCTGTCCATCACCGACGAGCAGGCAGCTACCCTGGCCGCCGTTTCCGGCTCCACCCTGGTGAACGAGGCGACGGACTTCAATACCGGCCTCTACCGCGCCTTTGGCGAAGTGGTGACCATGGGTCGCACCGTTACTTTCCATGCCGCATCGCTGTCCTTGATGGTTAAGCATGTGATCGAGGATTGCGCGGAGAACCCGGGCATCAATCCCGGCGACATGTTCATCGTGAATCATCCACACAAGGGGGCGCTGCACTGCCCCGATATCGGCATCCTGGCCCCGATCTTCGTGGGTGATAAGCGCATCGGCTGGACCGGGGCGTGCGCTCATCAGTTGGATGTCGGCGGCATGGTGCCGGGCAGCTTCGCCTCCATGGCCAAGGATATCCGACAGGAAGGCATCCTGATCCCGCCCGTGAAGCTGGTGGACCGAGGCGAACTGCGCGCTGACGTCCTGAACTTCATCACCGGCATGTCGCGCCTGCCCATCAATGTCAGCCTGGACCTGAAGGGCCTGATGGCCGCCTGCAATACCGGCGTGAAGGGCGTGCTGGATACGGTGGCCAAGTATGGGGTCGACACGGTCCTGACCGTCATGGACGGAATGATGGACCTGTCGGAAGCCAAGATGCGCAAGCGCCTGCATGAACTGCCTGACGGCGTGTTCCGTGCCCAGGCCTTCCTGGACCATGACGGGTTCGAGAACAAGATCTACAAGATCCATGTCGAGCTGCGTAAACAGGGCGACCGCATCACCTTCGACTATACCGGTTCCGACGATCAGGCGCCGGGCTTCGTGAATGCCACCCGCACCGGTCTGCTGGCCGGCATCTATGCCGGCATCCTGCCGCTGATCGCCTTCGATCTGCCCTGGAATGACGGGCTGCTGCGCCCGCTGGAAGTGCTGTCGCGTGAAGGCTCCGTCGTCTCCTGCAAGTTCCCCGCTCCCTGCTCACAAGGGCCTCTGGGTGCCATGTGGCTGGTTGAGGTGACGACGACGGAGGCGATGTCCAAGCTGCTGGCCAGCCATCCAGACTATGTACGCGAGGCGCAGGCCGCCCCGGCCAGCGGCCCTGACCTGTTCCATATCCATGGCAAGAACCAATATGGCGAGCCGGCGACCGCGCCCATCCTGGAGGTGATGCTGTCGGGCGGCGGCGCCTATGCCCATCGCGACGGCATCACCGTGTCGGGCCAGCGCAACATCACCGCTGGTCGCGCGCCGAACGTGGAGGCGACGGAGCTTAAGCTGCCCGTGCTCTATATGTACCGGCGCATCATCACCGACAGTTCCGGTCCTGGTCGCAATGCCGGCGGACAGGCGGCGGGGGCGGCGTTCGTCCTGCATGATGTGCACGAGGTGGAATCCCTGGTCGCCTGCCATGGCTATCAATCGCCGACCTCTCGCGGGCTGTTCGGCGGCTATCCCAGCGGTTGCAACCATCGCCGTCTGCTGCGCAATTCTAACATCCGCGATTTGATGCAAGGCGGGGTGTTCCCCGACAGCATGAACGGGCTGGTGGGGGAAGAGACAACCTTCACCGCAAAGCCGCCGGAATTCGAATTTGCCCATGACGATGTGTATGAGTGCAACCCGACCGCCGGTGGCGGCTGGGGCGACCCGATCGGACGCGAGCCGGAACTGGTGGCCCGTGATGTGATGGGTGGCGCCTTCTCCGTCGCTTCAGCGGAACGCATCTTCGGCGTTGTCGTCACCGCATCGGGTACTGTTGACGAGGCGGCAACGGCGGCCCGCCGCGACGCCATCCGTCAGGACCGCCTGTCCTGGCCCGTGACCCGCCGGTTGCAACATGCACCGCACGTTCATGGCAACGCCGAAGCCGTGGCCATCGTTGGCGATGTCGCCCGTATCCTGAAACTCACCGATGGCCGCAGCTACTTTGTCTGCAATTGCGGCCATGTCATCGCGCCGGCTGATGAGAATTGGAAGGACTATGCCGCCCATGCCCCGGCAACGGCAGAGGATCTTGGCCCCCGCGTCCGTATCCATGCTGATCTGGAGGTGGTGCGCCATGCCTGTCCCGGCTGCGGCACGCTCTTGGATGTGGAGGTGAAGCGGCGCGGCGAGGACAGCCTGTTCGATATCGAAATCGCAGCTTGA
- a CDS encoding dienelactone hydrolase family protein, protein MSHPTYPVTARWVTFPNGGDLIRGYLAEPEGTGPWGAIVTAPENLGVTEHRQAETRRLAAEGFVVLSVDPYSRIGGRPPQDYTTPEERRSKAFLAAKDETAVPDMQAGFDFLAGLPNIDPARIGTLGYCLGGGTSLAWAARPNKLACAVILYALPILPAAYSPDGKERSRLTLAPNIQCPLQLHFGTNDEAIPLEQTEALRAALLAQSPQPVDFHLYEGARHAYMDSTLERYSPEAAALTFQRFVAFFHQHLG, encoded by the coding sequence ATGAGCCATCCGACTTACCCCGTCACCGCCCGCTGGGTGACTTTCCCCAATGGCGGCGACCTGATCCGGGGCTATCTGGCAGAGCCTGAGGGCACAGGCCCCTGGGGAGCCATTGTCACGGCCCCGGAAAATCTGGGCGTTACCGAGCATCGTCAGGCGGAGACACGCCGTCTGGCCGCCGAGGGCTTCGTGGTCCTGTCCGTCGATCCCTACAGCCGGATCGGCGGTCGCCCGCCCCAGGATTACACCACACCGGAGGAACGCCGCAGCAAGGCGTTCCTGGCCGCCAAGGATGAGACGGCGGTTCCCGACATGCAGGCCGGGTTCGACTTCTTGGCGGGCCTGCCCAATATCGATCCGGCCCGTATCGGCACCCTGGGTTACTGCCTGGGCGGCGGCACCTCGCTGGCCTGGGCGGCGCGTCCCAACAAGCTGGCCTGCGCTGTCATCCTCTACGCCCTGCCCATCCTGCCGGCTGCCTATTCCCCGGACGGCAAGGAACGCTCCCGCCTGACCCTGGCGCCGAACATACAGTGCCCGTTGCAATTGCATTTCGGCACGAATGACGAAGCGATACCCCTGGAGCAGACCGAAGCGCTGCGGGCGGCACTGCTGGCGCAGAGCCCCCAGCCGGTGGATTTCCACCTCTATGAGGGGGCGCGTCACGCCTACATGGACAGCACCCTGGAACGCTACTCACCGGAGGCGG
- a CDS encoding IclR family transcriptional regulator domain-containing protein, giving the protein MARRQAGATPGNTPEELQETYEDDPNFVVSLARGLNVLLAFAGSRKHLSISDISRITGLSRGSVARLVNTLEKLGYVRSEGRSFQLLPKTLALGQAYLSSNSLATMAQETLDRIGNQVNESCSIAVLDEGYVTFVARSASRRMVSASLSVGSRIPAYCTSLGRCILAHLPADELERHLAGADLVAHTSRTVTDRAALDDVLEQVRTTGYSISDSEFEEGLTSIAVPIFGPGNKVEAALGVAAIRYPHEALVGTILPVLRGTARDLGAFLRF; this is encoded by the coding sequence ATGGCACGTCGCCAGGCTGGGGCCACGCCGGGGAACACCCCGGAGGAACTGCAAGAGACCTATGAGGATGATCCGAATTTCGTTGTGTCGCTGGCCCGTGGGCTGAACGTGCTGCTGGCCTTCGCCGGCTCCCGCAAGCATCTCAGCATTTCCGACATCAGCCGTATTACCGGCCTTTCACGCGGATCGGTCGCGCGGCTGGTGAACACGCTGGAGAAGCTGGGCTATGTGCGGTCAGAGGGGCGGTCATTCCAACTGCTGCCCAAGACGCTGGCCCTTGGCCAGGCCTACCTGTCGTCCAACTCGCTGGCCACGATGGCACAGGAGACGCTGGACCGGATCGGCAATCAGGTAAATGAGAGCTGTTCCATAGCCGTCCTGGACGAAGGGTATGTGACATTCGTCGCCCGCTCTGCCAGCCGGCGCATGGTTTCTGCGTCCCTGTCGGTGGGAAGCCGGATTCCGGCCTATTGCACCTCGCTGGGGCGGTGCATTCTTGCGCACCTGCCGGCAGACGAACTGGAACGTCATCTAGCGGGTGCCGATCTGGTTGCCCATACCAGCCGCACGGTCACCGACCGCGCAGCATTGGACGATGTGCTGGAGCAGGTGCGCACCACCGGCTATTCGATCTCCGATAGCGAGTTCGAAGAAGGCCTGACCTCCATCGCCGTGCCTATCTTTGGTCCCGGTAACAAGGTGGAGGCCGCCCTGGGTGTGGCGGCCATCCGATATCCGCACGAAGCCTTAGTCGGAACAATCCTGCCGGTCCTGCGTGGCACGGCCCGCGATCTCGGGGCCTTCCTGCGCTTCTGA